The Novosphingobium kaempferiae genome includes a window with the following:
- the flgK gene encoding flagellar hook-associated protein FlgK, whose protein sequence is MSLNSILNSAMSGLGASQAGMQTVSTNIANVSTPGYARQKVAQSASVAGGTVNGVIVGEPTRVADKFLENAVYQRGGAAGRAEAVSTYLDRMQSLLGAPDSKSGLAARLSAITSAVSQIAGLQGSAQSIALFTGNVSDSIDALNGLQKDVANLQADVESEVSDTVGRVNVLLRKVHGLNAEVSRLQGLGLSTSGPADERMNALQELSGLMEVTVREQPDGRVTIDSASGQVLLDKRLRQLNYASGVAASQASYAPIDIRFAADDGTMGASTGEQIDSTGLVGGKLGGLLDMRDRALPNFSEQLGQLFTGLAETLNKVSNEGTTLPPPQTLTGQANGLVGADRLGFTGKATFAVVAKDGTLVAKTTVDFDALGPNATVDQAITAINAGLSPAGTASFTDGALSIGATSSANGIAIAQDPTTPSARAGVGFSQFFGLNNLIRSDSSALAPSGFTAADPHGFGTGETAQIVLRDTSGRILATHTLTGEGGGTWGDIINELNASPLAEHGSFALDPRGRVAFTAKTASAGATISIPSDSTDRLGTGLSFSALSGLTGAASGLSTAKVPATMLSDTSRVPLARLQLDAAVGQKAIGAGDIRGANAFVDALGATVDFGKNGSATISLFTSRLLGSAGSEASLAQTTMKDTSARLGDAVNRRDSYSGVNIDEELAQMVVLQNSYSASARVMSTASQMYDALLGML, encoded by the coding sequence GTGTCCCTCAACTCGATCCTCAATTCCGCCATGTCGGGGCTCGGCGCCTCGCAGGCGGGGATGCAGACGGTCTCGACCAACATCGCGAACGTCAGCACGCCGGGCTATGCGCGCCAGAAGGTCGCGCAGAGCGCATCGGTGGCGGGGGGCACGGTCAACGGCGTGATCGTCGGCGAGCCGACGCGCGTGGCGGACAAGTTCCTCGAGAACGCAGTCTACCAGCGCGGCGGCGCCGCCGGGCGGGCCGAGGCGGTGTCGACCTACCTCGACCGCATGCAGTCGCTGCTCGGCGCGCCCGATTCCAAGTCCGGCCTTGCCGCACGGCTCTCGGCGATCACCAGCGCAGTCTCGCAGATCGCCGGGCTTCAGGGATCGGCCCAGTCGATCGCGCTGTTCACCGGCAACGTCTCCGACAGCATCGACGCGCTGAACGGCTTGCAGAAGGACGTCGCAAATCTCCAGGCCGACGTCGAGAGCGAGGTCTCGGACACCGTCGGCCGCGTCAACGTGCTGCTGCGCAAGGTCCACGGCCTCAACGCCGAAGTCTCGCGCCTGCAGGGCCTCGGCCTCAGCACGTCCGGCCCTGCGGACGAGCGGATGAACGCGCTGCAGGAACTGAGCGGCCTCATGGAAGTGACCGTGCGCGAACAGCCGGACGGGCGCGTCACCATCGACAGCGCATCGGGACAAGTGCTGCTCGACAAGCGCCTGCGCCAGCTCAACTATGCCTCGGGCGTCGCCGCATCGCAGGCGAGCTATGCCCCGATCGACATCCGCTTCGCCGCCGACGACGGCACCATGGGCGCATCGACCGGCGAGCAGATCGATTCCACCGGCCTCGTCGGCGGCAAGCTGGGCGGCCTCCTCGACATGCGCGACCGCGCGCTGCCCAATTTCTCGGAACAGCTCGGCCAGCTCTTCACCGGCCTTGCCGAGACGCTGAACAAGGTCTCCAACGAAGGCACCACGCTGCCGCCGCCGCAGACGCTGACCGGGCAGGCCAACGGCCTCGTCGGCGCCGACCGCCTCGGCTTCACCGGCAAGGCGACGTTCGCGGTCGTCGCCAAGGACGGCACGCTGGTAGCCAAGACCACCGTCGACTTCGACGCGCTCGGCCCCAACGCCACCGTCGACCAGGCGATCACCGCGATCAATGCCGGGCTCTCGCCTGCGGGAACGGCCAGCTTCACTGACGGCGCGCTGTCTATCGGCGCGACATCCAGCGCCAACGGCATCGCCATCGCGCAGGATCCCACCACGCCGAGCGCGCGCGCCGGAGTCGGCTTCTCGCAGTTCTTCGGGCTCAACAACCTGATCCGCTCGGACAGCAGCGCGCTCGCGCCTTCGGGCTTCACCGCCGCCGATCCGCACGGCTTCGGCACGGGCGAGACCGCGCAGATCGTGCTGCGCGACACCTCCGGCCGCATCCTCGCCACCCACACCCTCACCGGCGAAGGCGGCGGGACGTGGGGCGACATCATCAACGAGCTGAACGCCAGCCCGCTCGCCGAGCACGGCAGCTTCGCCCTCGACCCGCGCGGTCGCGTCGCCTTCACCGCGAAGACGGCCAGCGCCGGAGCGACCATCTCGATCCCCTCGGACTCGACCGACCGCCTCGGCACCGGCCTTTCGTTCTCCGCACTTTCGGGCCTCACCGGAGCGGCCAGCGGCCTCTCCACCGCCAAGGTGCCCGCGACCATGCTGTCGGACACTTCGCGGGTGCCGCTGGCGCGGCTCCAGCTTGACGCGGCGGTGGGGCAGAAGGCCATCGGCGCAGGCGACATCCGCGGGGCCAACGCCTTCGTCGATGCGCTCGGCGCGACGGTGGACTTCGGCAAGAACGGCAGCGCAACGATCTCACTCTTCACGAGCCGCCTGCTGGGCAGCGCCGGTTCCGAGGCCTCGCTCGCGCAGACAACCATGAAGGACACCTCCGCGCGCCTCGGCGACGCGGTGAACCGGCGCGATTCCTATTCCGGCGTCAACATCGACGAGGAACTGGCGCAGATGGTCGTATTGCAGAACAGCTATTCCGCCTCCGCGCGGGTGATGTCCACGGCGTCGCAGATGTACGACGCCCTGCTCGGCATGTTGTAG